In the genome of Cronobacter malonaticus LMG 23826, one region contains:
- a CDS encoding putative bifunctional diguanylate cyclase/phosphodiesterase, whose protein sequence is MLVSQYDHILVVTSFIVAILASSTALNMAGRVTTSSGNVARIWLLGGSVAMGIGIWAMHFIGMLAMSLPVTLSYDPLITAASLLIAIGSALFALWLVCGAELKVSRLIPGSLVLGCGIAAMHYTGMAALLVEPGIVWAWGWVALSVVIALLASVAALWLTFRLRQDVGHVALMRAGAAIIMGIAIAGMHYTGMMAANFPSHTHATHMGVNTRWLALVVTLVTLAILGISLLVSMFDARLQARTSLLASSLAEANKELAQLALHDTLTRLPNRILLEDRLDQAIRKADREESRFALMFMDLDGFKAVNDAYGHNTGDRLLVAVTERLKEQLRGQFTLARIGGDEFVLLAETDQPDDAAALANALVHAFDNPFAVEPYELVVTLSVGIASYPHDGKNGRELLFNADAAMYHTKHTGRNGYSFFQPSMNTQAQTQLQLMNDLWLARERKELRLVYQPKFQAPSGPVVGFEALLRWQHPQYGLLSPDAFLPLAEKTGMIISIGEWVLDEACRQLNEWHQAGHQAWSVAVNLSTMQFEQPDLVETVMSCLERHQIAPEKLILEVTETTAMSNPDESVRLLTRLTELGVKASIDDFGTGYSSLLYLKRLPASELKIDRAFVNELRAEGEDATIVSAIVALAKTLNLRVVAEGVETVEQQQFLTELGCNTLQGYLLGKPLAPEVITREGNNLEHPQPATAANENVQA, encoded by the coding sequence ATGCTGGTTAGTCAGTACGACCATATTCTTGTTGTGACCTCTTTTATTGTGGCCATTCTGGCCTCAAGCACCGCGCTGAATATGGCGGGTCGCGTGACCACCAGCAGCGGCAATGTCGCGCGCATCTGGCTTTTGGGCGGCAGCGTCGCAATGGGAATTGGTATCTGGGCGATGCATTTTATTGGCATGCTGGCGATGAGCCTGCCCGTCACGCTGAGCTATGACCCTCTTATTACCGCAGCATCATTACTTATCGCCATTGGCTCCGCGCTGTTTGCGCTGTGGCTCGTGTGCGGTGCTGAACTGAAAGTGTCGCGCCTTATTCCCGGCTCCCTGGTGCTGGGCTGCGGCATCGCGGCGATGCACTATACCGGCATGGCGGCACTACTGGTGGAGCCTGGTATTGTCTGGGCCTGGGGATGGGTGGCGCTGTCGGTGGTGATTGCGTTGCTCGCCTCGGTGGCCGCGCTGTGGCTGACGTTCCGGCTGCGTCAGGATGTCGGCCACGTTGCGCTGATGCGCGCGGGTGCCGCCATTATTATGGGTATTGCGATAGCAGGTATGCACTATACCGGCATGATGGCCGCTAATTTCCCGAGCCACACCCATGCCACGCATATGGGCGTGAATACCCGCTGGCTGGCGCTGGTCGTGACGCTGGTCACGCTCGCGATCCTCGGCATCTCGCTGCTGGTCTCAATGTTCGACGCGCGCTTGCAGGCGCGCACGTCGCTGCTCGCCTCTTCGCTTGCAGAAGCCAATAAAGAACTCGCCCAGCTCGCGCTGCACGATACGCTCACGCGTTTGCCAAACCGTATTCTGCTGGAGGATCGTCTCGATCAGGCCATTCGTAAAGCCGATCGCGAAGAGAGCCGCTTCGCGCTGATGTTTATGGATCTCGACGGTTTTAAAGCCGTGAATGACGCCTACGGGCATAACACGGGCGACCGGCTGTTAGTCGCCGTGACCGAACGTCTGAAAGAACAGTTGAGAGGGCAGTTTACGCTGGCGCGCATCGGCGGCGATGAATTTGTCCTGCTCGCGGAAACCGACCAGCCTGATGACGCAGCGGCGCTCGCCAACGCGCTCGTTCACGCGTTTGATAATCCTTTTGCCGTTGAGCCTTATGAACTGGTGGTAACGCTAAGCGTCGGCATCGCATCCTATCCGCACGACGGTAAAAACGGCCGCGAGCTGCTGTTCAACGCCGACGCCGCGATGTACCACACTAAACACACCGGCCGTAACGGTTACAGCTTTTTCCAGCCTTCGATGAACACCCAGGCGCAGACACAGCTTCAGCTGATGAACGATCTCTGGCTGGCGCGCGAGCGTAAAGAACTCCGCCTGGTGTATCAGCCTAAATTCCAGGCGCCCTCCGGGCCAGTAGTGGGCTTTGAGGCGCTGCTGCGCTGGCAGCATCCGCAATACGGATTGCTGTCGCCCGACGCGTTTCTGCCGCTGGCGGAAAAGACCGGAATGATAATCAGCATTGGTGAATGGGTGCTGGACGAAGCCTGCCGCCAGCTAAATGAATGGCACCAGGCGGGCCATCAGGCCTGGTCGGTGGCGGTGAATCTCTCTACCATGCAATTCGAACAACCCGATCTGGTGGAGACGGTGATGAGCTGTCTTGAGCGCCACCAGATAGCGCCGGAGAAACTGATTCTGGAAGTGACCGAAACCACGGCCATGAGCAACCCGGACGAAAGCGTTCGCCTGCTGACCCGGCTTACGGAACTTGGCGTTAAAGCGTCGATTGATGATTTCGGCACGGGTTATTCGAGCCTGCTCTACCTGAAGCGACTGCCCGCCAGCGAGCTGAAAATCGACCGCGCGTTTGTCAATGAACTGCGCGCCGAGGGCGAAGACGCGACGATTGTTTCCGCCATCGTGGCGCTGGCGAAAACCCTGAATCTGCGGGTAGTCGCAGAAGGGGTGGAAACGGTTGAACAGCAGCAGTTTCTGACGGAGCTTGGCTGTAACACCTTACAGGGCTATCTGCTCGGTAAACCGCTGGCGCCGGAGGTGATCACGCGCGAAGGCAACAATCTGGAGCATCCTCAGCCCGCCACTGCCGCCAACGAGAACGTACAAGCCTGA
- the envR gene encoding acrEF/envCD operon transcriptional regulator, whose translation MARRTKQEALKTRQQLIEAAIFTFAERGVAHTTLTDIAQAAQVTRGAVYWHFTSKAELFNEIWQQQLPVRDIIRPNIPEDVWRDPLCLLRETFIAALQYIARSPRQRALLQILYRKCEFDEEMMPESEIRERIGFSRCYIGELLRKGIAEKQIAGSLDVDIMLTILHGCLSGILKNWLFEPEACDLFRQAPVLVDNILRMLPRPENNNPQPGNEH comes from the coding sequence ATGGCCCGGAGAACCAAACAAGAGGCGCTAAAAACGCGCCAGCAGCTTATTGAAGCCGCTATCTTTACATTTGCCGAGCGCGGTGTCGCGCACACGACGCTTACGGATATCGCGCAGGCCGCGCAGGTGACGCGCGGCGCGGTGTACTGGCATTTCACCAGTAAAGCCGAACTGTTTAATGAAATCTGGCAACAGCAATTACCGGTAAGAGACATTATTCGCCCGAACATCCCGGAAGACGTATGGCGCGATCCTTTATGCTTATTACGTGAAACCTTTATTGCTGCGCTGCAATATATCGCCCGTAGCCCACGCCAGCGCGCGCTGCTGCAAATTCTTTACCGCAAATGCGAATTTGATGAAGAGATGATGCCGGAGAGTGAAATCCGTGAGCGAATTGGTTTCAGTCGTTGTTATATCGGGGAATTACTGCGTAAGGGGATTGCGGAGAAACAGATAGCGGGATCTCTGGATGTCGATATTATGTTAACGATTTTACACGGCTGCCTGAGCGGTATTCTTAAAAACTGGTTATTTGAGCCAGAGGCGTGCGATCTTTTCAGACAAGCCCCCGTGCTGGTGGACAATATATTGCGGATGTTGCCGCGCCCGGAAAATAATAATCCGCAGCCGGGCAATGAACATTAA
- a CDS encoding efflux RND transporter periplasmic adaptor subunit, translating into MTNYARLLLMPFGLYLCVSGMTGCDNQSNEAPAAAAPQVTVHIVKPSPVAVVTELPGRTRAFRVAQVRPQVSGIILSRNFTEGADVNAGDSLYQIDPAMYQAAWQSAKGSLAKAQAAAEMARLTVKRYAALTGTQYISKQEYDEAVANAHQAEASVAAAKAALESARINLAWTKVSSPISGRIGKSNVTEGALVTSSQASELATVQQLDPMYVDVTQSSTDFLRLKNAMAQGSVEKEANDGNVELVMENGDTYPLKGQLQFSDVTVDESTGSITLRAIFPNPQHLLLPGMFVRARVHEGIQPDAILVPQQGVTRTPRGEAMVMVVNEKNQVENRSVTTSQAIKENWLVTSGLKTGEKVIVSGLQKAHPGVVVTPVSAPAK; encoded by the coding sequence ATGACCAATTATGCCAGGCTTCTGCTTATGCCTTTTGGCCTGTACCTCTGTGTGTCAGGGATGACAGGTTGTGATAACCAGTCTAATGAGGCGCCTGCCGCTGCCGCACCGCAGGTGACCGTGCATATCGTAAAACCCTCTCCCGTCGCGGTCGTGACGGAACTGCCGGGCCGCACGCGCGCTTTTCGCGTAGCTCAGGTTCGCCCGCAGGTGAGCGGCATTATCCTCAGCCGTAACTTTACCGAAGGCGCGGATGTGAACGCAGGCGACTCGCTGTATCAGATCGATCCGGCGATGTACCAGGCCGCCTGGCAGAGCGCCAAAGGCAGTCTCGCGAAAGCGCAGGCTGCCGCGGAGATGGCCCGTCTGACGGTAAAACGTTACGCGGCGCTGACAGGCACGCAGTACATCAGCAAGCAGGAGTATGACGAGGCGGTGGCGAACGCGCATCAGGCCGAGGCGAGCGTGGCGGCAGCGAAAGCGGCGCTGGAGAGCGCCAGAATCAATCTGGCATGGACAAAAGTCTCCTCCCCAATCAGCGGTCGCATCGGTAAATCGAACGTCACCGAAGGCGCGCTTGTCACCAGTAGTCAGGCGAGCGAACTGGCAACCGTTCAGCAGCTCGATCCGATGTATGTGGATGTTACTCAGTCCAGCACCGACTTCCTGCGCCTGAAAAACGCGATGGCGCAGGGGAGCGTTGAAAAAGAAGCCAATGACGGCAACGTCGAGCTGGTGATGGAAAACGGCGACACCTACCCGCTGAAAGGCCAGTTGCAGTTCTCCGATGTGACGGTCGATGAAAGCACCGGCTCGATTACCCTGCGCGCCATTTTCCCGAACCCGCAGCATCTGCTGCTGCCAGGCATGTTCGTGCGCGCCCGTGTTCACGAAGGCATTCAGCCTGACGCCATTCTGGTGCCGCAGCAGGGCGTGACGCGCACGCCACGTGGCGAGGCGATGGTGATGGTGGTGAATGAGAAAAACCAGGTGGAAAACCGCAGCGTAACCACAAGTCAGGCCATTAAAGAAAACTGGCTGGTTACAAGCGGTCTCAAAACGGGCGAAAAAGTCATTGTCAGCGGGCTGCAAAAAGCGCATCCGGGCGTGGTCGTCACGCCTGTTTCCGCGCCTGCGAAGTAA
- a CDS encoding efflux RND transporter permease subunit: protein MANFFIQRPIFAWVLAIIMMMAGALAILQLPIAQYPTIAPPAIAVSATYPGADAQTVQDTVTQVIEQNMNGIDNLMYMSSTSDSAGGVTVTLTFTSGTDPDIAQVQVQNKLQLAMPLLPQEVQQQGVSVEKSSSSFLLVAGFISDNPLLTQEDIADYVSSDVKDTISRTNGVGDVQLFGAQYAMRIWLDTHAMNNFQLTPLDIINQLQAQNNQIAAGQLGGTPAVPGQQLNASIIAQTRLKDPQEFGRVMLKVNPDGSQVRLRDVARIELGGENYNMLTKINGQPATGLGIKLATGANALDTAKAIKTTLADLQRYFPQGMKVVYPYDTTPFVKISIHEVVKTLFEAIVLVFLVMYLFLQNLRATLIPTIAVPVVLLGTFAVLSAFGYSINTLTMFGMVLAIGLLVDDAIVVVENVERVMVEEKLPPKEATQLSMSQIQGALVGIAMVLSAVFVPMAFFGGSTGAIYRQFSVTIVSSMALSVLVALILTPALCATLLKPAGDDHHAKKAKFFVWFNARFDLSVNHYTQSVGGILHKTGRYLVLYLLIVAGMTVLFVRLPTSFLPEEDQGVFMTMVQLPSGATQARTQQVLDQVSHYYLNDEKANVESVFTVSGFSFSGQGQNAGIAFISLKPWEERPGHENSVGAIVGRAGHAFSKIQDGLVFPFNLPAILELGTATGFDFELKDQANLGHNALTQARNQLLGMVREHPDLLTRVRPNGLEDTPQFKLDVDQEKAQALGVSIPDINQTIMTALGGTYVNDFIDRGRVKKVYVQADAAFRMLPSDINTLYVRGSGGDMVPLSAFTTSRWIYGSPRLERYNGMPSMEILGEAAPGRSTGEAMELMESLAAKLPTGIGYDWTGLSYQERLSGNQAPALYAISLIVVFLCLAALYESWSIPFSVMLVVPLGIIGALLAASLRGLNNDVYFQVGLLTTIGLSAKNAILIVEFAKDLMEKEGRSLTEATLEAVRLRLRPILMTSLAFILGVLPLVLNNGAGSGAQNAVGTGVMGGMLSATLLAIFFVPVFFVVIRRRFIKPNGNA, encoded by the coding sequence ATGGCTAACTTTTTTATTCAACGCCCCATTTTCGCCTGGGTTCTGGCGATCATCATGATGATGGCGGGCGCGCTGGCGATTCTGCAACTGCCTATAGCCCAGTACCCGACCATCGCTCCACCGGCCATCGCCGTCTCAGCCACCTATCCGGGTGCCGACGCGCAGACCGTGCAGGACACCGTGACGCAGGTTATCGAACAGAACATGAACGGCATCGATAACCTGATGTATATGTCCTCCACCAGCGACTCCGCAGGCGGCGTGACGGTTACGCTCACCTTTACGTCCGGTACCGACCCGGATATCGCCCAGGTGCAGGTACAGAACAAGCTGCAGCTCGCCATGCCGCTGCTGCCGCAGGAGGTTCAGCAACAGGGCGTCAGCGTTGAGAAATCCAGCAGCAGCTTTCTGCTGGTCGCCGGGTTTATCAGCGACAACCCGTTACTGACGCAGGAAGATATCGCCGACTACGTCTCTTCAGATGTGAAAGACACCATCAGCCGAACTAACGGCGTAGGTGATGTGCAGCTGTTCGGCGCGCAGTATGCCATGCGCATCTGGCTCGATACGCATGCGATGAATAATTTCCAGCTCACGCCGCTGGACATTATCAATCAACTGCAAGCGCAGAATAACCAGATAGCGGCAGGCCAGCTCGGCGGCACGCCTGCCGTGCCGGGGCAGCAGCTTAACGCGTCGATCATCGCCCAGACGCGGCTTAAAGATCCGCAGGAGTTTGGCCGCGTGATGCTCAAGGTGAACCCGGACGGCTCGCAGGTGCGGTTGCGCGATGTGGCGCGCATTGAGCTTGGCGGTGAGAACTACAATATGCTGACCAAAATTAATGGCCAGCCCGCCACGGGGCTTGGGATCAAACTCGCTACCGGTGCCAACGCGCTGGATACGGCGAAGGCAATCAAGACCACTCTTGCCGACCTGCAGCGTTATTTCCCGCAGGGCATGAAAGTGGTTTACCCCTACGACACCACGCCGTTTGTGAAAATCTCCATTCACGAAGTGGTGAAAACCCTGTTTGAAGCCATCGTTCTGGTTTTTCTGGTGATGTACCTGTTCCTGCAAAACCTGCGGGCGACGCTTATTCCTACCATCGCCGTGCCGGTCGTATTGCTTGGTACATTCGCTGTGCTGTCGGCGTTCGGCTATTCGATTAATACCCTCACGATGTTCGGCATGGTGCTGGCGATAGGGCTGCTGGTGGATGACGCCATTGTGGTGGTCGAGAACGTCGAGCGCGTGATGGTGGAAGAAAAACTGCCGCCCAAAGAGGCGACACAGCTGTCGATGTCGCAGATTCAGGGCGCGCTGGTGGGGATCGCGATGGTGCTCTCTGCTGTTTTCGTACCGATGGCGTTCTTTGGCGGCTCTACCGGCGCTATCTACCGGCAGTTCTCCGTCACCATCGTTTCTTCTATGGCGCTTTCCGTCCTGGTGGCGCTGATCCTTACGCCTGCCCTGTGCGCCACGCTGCTTAAACCAGCGGGCGACGATCACCACGCGAAGAAAGCGAAATTTTTCGTCTGGTTTAACGCGCGCTTTGATTTAAGCGTGAATCACTACACGCAAAGCGTCGGCGGCATTCTGCATAAAACCGGACGCTATCTCGTACTTTATCTACTGATTGTCGCCGGTATGACGGTGCTGTTTGTCCGCCTGCCGACGTCCTTCCTGCCGGAGGAAGATCAGGGCGTTTTCATGACGATGGTGCAGTTGCCGTCAGGCGCGACGCAGGCGCGTACCCAGCAGGTACTGGATCAGGTTTCTCATTATTATCTCAACGATGAGAAAGCGAATGTGGAGTCGGTGTTTACCGTCAGCGGCTTTAGCTTCAGCGGCCAGGGGCAAAACGCCGGGATTGCGTTTATCAGCCTGAAACCGTGGGAAGAACGGCCCGGCCATGAAAACAGCGTCGGGGCGATTGTCGGCCGCGCGGGCCATGCGTTCAGCAAGATTCAGGACGGGCTGGTATTTCCGTTTAACCTTCCGGCTATTCTTGAGCTGGGTACCGCGACCGGCTTTGACTTTGAGCTGAAAGACCAGGCCAACCTTGGGCATAACGCGCTCACTCAGGCGCGTAACCAGCTACTCGGTATGGTACGCGAACATCCGGATCTGCTGACGCGCGTACGCCCGAACGGGCTTGAAGATACGCCGCAGTTCAAACTGGATGTCGATCAGGAGAAAGCGCAGGCGCTGGGCGTGTCGATTCCGGATATCAACCAGACCATCATGACAGCGCTGGGCGGCACCTACGTGAACGACTTTATCGACCGTGGCCGCGTGAAAAAAGTCTACGTACAGGCCGATGCCGCGTTCCGTATGTTGCCGTCGGATATCAACACCCTTTATGTGCGCGGCAGCGGCGGCGATATGGTGCCGCTCTCTGCATTTACCACGTCTCGCTGGATCTACGGTTCGCCGCGCCTGGAGCGCTATAACGGGATGCCGTCGATGGAAATTCTTGGCGAGGCGGCACCTGGCAGAAGTACCGGCGAAGCGATGGAGTTAATGGAAAGTCTCGCCGCTAAGCTGCCCACTGGCATCGGCTACGACTGGACCGGCCTCTCTTATCAGGAGCGGCTTTCCGGCAACCAGGCGCCCGCGCTCTATGCCATTTCACTGATTGTGGTGTTCCTGTGCCTGGCGGCACTTTATGAAAGCTGGTCGATTCCGTTTTCGGTGATGCTGGTGGTACCGCTGGGGATTATCGGCGCGCTGCTGGCGGCGTCGCTGCGCGGGCTCAATAATGACGTCTATTTTCAGGTGGGTCTGCTCACTACCATCGGTCTGTCAGCGAAAAACGCCATTCTGATTGTGGAGTTCGCCAAAGACCTGATGGAAAAAGAGGGCCGCAGCCTTACAGAAGCGACGCTTGAGGCGGTGCGCTTACGCCTGCGCCCGATTCTGATGACGTCGCTGGCGTTTATTCTCGGCGTACTGCCGCTGGTGCTGAATAACGGCGCGGGCAGCGGTGCGCAAAACGCGGTCGGCACCGGCGTGATGGGCGGTATGTTGAGCGCCACGCTGCTGGCGATTTTCTTCGTGCCGGTCTTTTTTGTGGTGATCCGCCGACGGTTTATAAAACCCAACGGCAATGCGTAA
- a CDS encoding amino acid ABC transporter substrate-binding protein — protein sequence MKKMMIATLAAAGALFAVANQAHAGATLDSVKKKGFVQCGISDGLPGFSYADAGGKFTGIDVDVCRGVAAAVFGDASKVKYTPLTAKERFTALQSGEVDVLSRNTTWTSSRDAGMGMSFTGVTYYDGIGFLTHNKAGLKSAKELDGATVCIQAGTDTELNVADYFKANNMKYTPVTFDRSDESAKALESGRCDTLASDQSQLYALRIKLSNPAEWIVLPEVISKEPLGPVVRRGDDEWFSIVRWTLFAMLNAEEMGIDSKNVDAKAANPSTPDMAHLLGKEGDYGKDLKLDNKWAYNIIKQVGNYGEIFERNVGQESPLKIKRGQNNLWNKGGIQYAPPVR from the coding sequence ATGAAGAAGATGATGATCGCCACTCTGGCCGCCGCAGGCGCGCTGTTCGCCGTTGCTAACCAGGCCCATGCCGGCGCCACGCTGGACAGTGTGAAAAAGAAAGGTTTTGTACAGTGCGGCATTAGTGACGGTTTGCCGGGCTTTTCCTATGCGGATGCCGGCGGCAAGTTTACCGGTATCGACGTTGACGTCTGCCGCGGCGTGGCTGCTGCTGTCTTTGGCGACGCCTCAAAAGTGAAATATACCCCGCTGACTGCGAAAGAGCGTTTCACCGCGTTGCAATCCGGCGAAGTGGATGTCCTCTCCCGTAACACGACCTGGACGTCATCCCGCGATGCGGGCATGGGCATGTCGTTTACCGGCGTTACCTATTACGACGGCATCGGCTTTCTGACCCACAACAAAGCGGGCCTTAAAAGCGCAAAAGAGCTGGATGGCGCGACCGTCTGTATTCAGGCTGGCACCGACACCGAGCTGAACGTGGCGGATTATTTTAAAGCCAACAATATGAAATATACGCCGGTGACTTTCGATCGCTCCGATGAATCGGCCAAGGCGCTGGAATCCGGGCGCTGCGATACGCTGGCGTCTGACCAGTCTCAGCTTTACGCGCTGCGCATTAAGCTCAGCAACCCGGCCGAATGGATTGTTCTGCCGGAAGTTATCTCCAAAGAGCCGCTCGGCCCGGTGGTTCGCCGTGGCGATGATGAATGGTTCTCCATTGTACGCTGGACGCTGTTCGCCATGCTGAACGCCGAAGAGATGGGCATCGACTCTAAAAACGTCGATGCTAAAGCGGCTAACCCTTCCACGCCGGATATGGCGCACCTGTTAGGCAAAGAAGGCGACTACGGCAAGGATCTGAAGCTTGATAATAAATGGGCGTATAACATCATCAAGCAGGTCGGTAACTATGGCGAGATCTTCGAGCGTAACGTCGGCCAGGAAAGCCCACTGAAGATTAAGCGTGGCCAGAACAATCTCTGGAATAAAGGCGGCATTCAGTACGCGCCGCCGGTACGTTAA
- a CDS encoding amino acid ABC transporter permease: MFHRRPGVKGPLSLSSPAVRAWLYQIVAIAVVLGIAAYLIHNTITNLNNRGITSGFAFLDRSAGFGIVQHLIDYQEGDTYGRVFLVGLMNTLLVSALCIVFASFLGFFIGLARLSDNWLLRKLSTIYIETFRNIPPLLQIFFWYFAVLRNLPGPRQAVSAFDLAFLSNRGLYLPSPEAGEGALAFVAALVIAVALSAGLYRFNKKHQMKTGQLRRTWPSLLLLIVVLPLLAHLIFGPALHWDVPVLRGFNFNGGLALIPELAALTLALSVYTSAFIAEIIRAGILSVPHGQHEAARSLGLPNPVTLRQVIIPQAMRVIIPPLTSQYLNIVKNSSLAAAIGYPDMVSLFAGTVLNQTGQAIETIAITMSVYLIISLSISLLMNLYNRRIALVER, translated from the coding sequence ATGTTCCATCGACGCCCTGGCGTGAAAGGCCCCCTGTCCCTTTCCAGCCCTGCGGTTCGCGCATGGCTGTACCAGATTGTGGCGATTGCTGTCGTGCTTGGCATCGCCGCGTATTTGATTCATAACACCATTACTAACCTGAATAATCGGGGCATTACCTCAGGATTCGCGTTTCTCGATCGCAGCGCCGGGTTTGGCATCGTCCAGCATCTGATTGATTACCAGGAAGGCGATACGTATGGCCGTGTTTTCCTGGTCGGTCTGATGAATACGCTGCTGGTTTCCGCACTCTGTATCGTTTTCGCCTCGTTTCTCGGCTTTTTTATCGGCCTTGCGCGGCTCTCTGATAACTGGCTGCTGCGTAAACTCTCGACGATTTATATCGAGACCTTCCGCAATATTCCGCCGCTGTTACAGATCTTCTTCTGGTACTTCGCGGTGCTGCGCAACCTGCCAGGCCCCCGGCAGGCAGTCAGCGCGTTCGATCTGGCGTTTTTAAGCAATCGCGGGCTTTACCTGCCCTCGCCCGAGGCGGGAGAAGGCGCGCTGGCTTTTGTGGCAGCGCTGGTCATCGCGGTCGCGTTGTCCGCCGGGTTGTATCGCTTTAATAAGAAGCATCAGATGAAAACCGGTCAGCTGCGGCGTACCTGGCCTTCGCTTTTACTGCTGATCGTCGTGCTGCCGTTGCTGGCGCATCTGATATTCGGCCCGGCGTTACACTGGGATGTGCCTGTGCTGCGCGGGTTTAACTTCAATGGCGGGCTGGCGCTCATCCCGGAGCTGGCGGCGCTGACGCTGGCGCTTTCGGTTTATACCTCTGCCTTTATCGCTGAAATTATCCGCGCCGGGATTTTGTCCGTACCGCACGGCCAGCATGAAGCGGCCCGCTCGTTAGGCCTGCCGAACCCGGTCACGCTGCGCCAGGTCATTATTCCGCAGGCGATGCGCGTCATTATTCCGCCGTTAACCAGCCAGTATCTGAATATTGTGAAAAACTCGTCGCTGGCAGCCGCTATCGGTTACCCCGATATGGTGTCGCTGTTTGCCGGTACGGTGCTGAACCAGACCGGACAGGCGATTGAAACGATCGCTATCACGATGTCGGTCTACCTCATTATCAGTCTGTCGATTTCACTCCTGATGAACCTTTATAACCGGCGTATAGCCCTGGTGGAGCGCTAA
- a CDS encoding amino acid ABC transporter permease: MTTNAISPAPARPVNRGALVWMRKNLFSSWSNSLLTLFCLWMIWELIPPLLNWAFLQANWVGSTRADCTKEGACWVFIHARFGQFMYGLYPHDERWRINLALIIGLVSIVPMFWKSLPQRGRYIACWAIAYPVVVWWLLYGGFLGLERVETRQWGGLTLTLIIASVGIAGALPLGILLALGRRSRMPVVRVLSVIFIEFWRGVPLITVLFMSSVMLPLFMAEGTSIDKLIRALVGVILFQSAYVAEVVRGGLQALPKGQYEAAESLALGYWKTQGLVILPQALKLVIPGLVNTIIALFKDTSLVIIIGLFDLFSSVQQATVDPAWLGMSTEGYVFAALIYWIFCFSMSRYSQHLEKRFHTGRTPH, translated from the coding sequence ATGACGACAAATGCGATATCGCCTGCACCTGCGCGTCCGGTTAACCGCGGCGCGCTGGTCTGGATGCGCAAAAACCTGTTCTCCAGCTGGAGTAATAGCCTGCTGACGCTGTTTTGTCTCTGGATGATATGGGAGCTTATCCCGCCGCTGCTGAACTGGGCGTTTTTGCAGGCTAACTGGGTAGGCAGCACCCGCGCCGACTGCACCAAAGAAGGCGCCTGCTGGGTATTTATTCACGCTCGCTTTGGCCAGTTTATGTATGGACTTTATCCACATGACGAACGCTGGCGAATTAATCTGGCGCTGATTATCGGTCTGGTCTCGATTGTGCCGATGTTCTGGAAATCCCTGCCGCAGCGCGGTCGCTATATCGCGTGCTGGGCCATTGCATATCCCGTTGTGGTGTGGTGGCTGCTGTATGGCGGTTTTCTGGGGCTGGAGCGCGTCGAAACCCGCCAGTGGGGCGGACTTACGCTGACGCTGATTATCGCCTCGGTGGGAATAGCCGGCGCGCTGCCGCTGGGGATCCTGCTGGCGCTGGGGCGTCGCTCCCGAATGCCAGTGGTGCGGGTGCTCTCAGTGATTTTTATTGAGTTCTGGCGCGGCGTACCGCTTATTACGGTGCTATTTATGTCATCCGTGATGCTGCCGCTGTTTATGGCGGAAGGAACCAGCATCGACAAGCTTATCCGCGCGCTGGTCGGGGTAATTCTGTTCCAGTCCGCCTATGTGGCGGAAGTGGTGCGCGGCGGCTTGCAGGCGCTGCCCAAAGGCCAGTACGAAGCAGCGGAATCGCTGGCGCTGGGCTACTGGAAAACGCAGGGGCTGGTGATCCTGCCGCAGGCGCTGAAGCTTGTGATACCGGGCCTGGTCAATACCATTATCGCCCTTTTTAAAGATACGAGCCTGGTCATTATTATCGGGCTTTTCGATCTGTTCAGCAGTGTACAACAAGCCACTGTCGATCCCGCCTGGCTCGGGATGTCGACGGAGGGCTATGTTTTCGCCGCGCTGATCTACTGGATCTTCTGCTTTAGCATGTCGCGCTACAGTCAGCATCTGGAAAAGCGCTTTCACACCGGGCGTACGCCGCACTGA